Within Nitrospirota bacterium, the genomic segment GACCGCGAAGCCGACGGCATCCCGGATCAGCGGGCCGAGAGCGATCAGTTTTTTGACCGGGCTCCCGCCCCGGGCAAAGGTGAGGAGCTGCTGTGTCAGGTCCCTCGCATGGAGGGACGCTTTCTCAGCCTCGTCAATGCGCTGGTAAAGCGGATTGCTCCGGTCCAGCCGTATCTTGGCAAGCGAGAGGTTGCCCAGGATGCCCGTCAGGATGTTGTTGAAGTCATGTGCGATGCCGCCTGCCATGACCCCGATGGACTCCAGTTTCTGGGACCGGAGCACCTCGGCCTCGAGCCGCTTGCGGTCCGTGATATCGATCAGGATCCCCCGCAGCCCTGCCAGTTGGTTGTCGCGGACGATGGGTATCGCATGGACCGTACCCGGGAAGGCCGTGCCGTCCTTCCGGATGGCCATGTATTCCTGATGTTCGTTCCGGCTTCCCCGCATTCTTTCCTGGATTTTCTGCAGGGCCCGCTCGCGGTCCTGGGGCGCGATCACGTCGGCGACGTTCAACCCCCGCTCCACGTCAACCCTCGTGTAGCCGAACGTCTCCAAAGCCGCCCGGTTGACGTACAGGAATCTCCCCTCGCTGTCGATCTCGAAGACCGTCTGGGGAAGGGAGTCCGCAAGCTCCCGGAACCGCTCCTCGCTCTCGCGGAGATCCTCCTCGGCCCGTTTCCTTTCGGTGATGTCCATCACCGTCCCGATGATTGCGGGGCGCCCCTGGTAGACCGTTGCCGAGCCGTACACTTCAGCATCAATGATGTCGCGTGTCTTCGTCAAACCCCTGAACAGATAATGGACCGACATGGCCTCTCCGCTGATCCGCTTCCGGATGTATTCCTGCACAGCCGTCCGGTCATCCGGATGGGTGAGGTCCTTGGGCCCGAGTTTCTCCGTCAATTCGTCTTGGGAGTACTTGAATATCTCGGCAAAGCGCGGGTTGACATACCGAAAGAGGCCGTCCTGGATGACGTAAATGCCGACCAGCGATTTCTCCGATAGACTGCGGAACAGGTCCTCCGATTCCCGGAGCGAGTCCTGCTGCTGGTCCAGTTCAACGACCATGGTGTTGAAGACCTGAGACAGGGTCCCGATCTCATCGCGTGTTTCGAGATGGAGCTGCTTCTCAGCTCCCCGCTTGACGGGAAGATCCATGACGTGGCTGGTGAATTGGGCGAGCGGGGCCGTGAAGCGCCGGATCAGGAAGAGGGTCATGAAGAAGACGCATACGACGGCGGTAACGCTGGCCGCAAGCAGGTACCGCTTCATCTCGCTGATGGCCGCATAGGCCTCGGCGAGGGGATAGTTGGCGACCATCATCCAGCCGTTCACCTTCATGCGCTTCACGGAGGTCAGCATGGGGATGCCGGCTGTCGTTATTGTTTCGTCGGACCCTTCGTATCCGCCCACTGCGGCGTCGTACAGCCTGTTCCCCAGGGGTATCGGCTTCATGATCCTGTCCTTGTTGGGATGCATCACCAGTATGCGGTCGGCCGTGGTGAGAGCCAGATACCCCTCCTTCCCGATCCTGATCTTCGCGATGTCCCCCAGGATATTCTCGCCCATGAGGTCCATGCTCCCGACCAGCATGCCGGCCAGCTTGCCGTCCTTTCGCAGGATCGGCGCGGTCATCATGATCGCCGGATGACCGTGGGCCTGGGAGGAGAGGTAGGGGTCGGATATCACCGGCTTCCCTGTCTCAACTGTTTTCTTGAAATAGGGACGGTAGGAAAAATTCATTCCCCGCCTGTTCGGGTCGAAGGGCGTCTCGGCAATCTCTGTCCCGGCGGCAGTAAAGAGACCGACATGATTGTCAAAGGTGCTTCGGAGAGTGATCCTGCTGTCGAGGAAACGCTGGGCCTGCTCGGGATCACGAAGCCCCGCAGGAGGAACTTCATTTGCGGCAAGGATGAGCTGCTCGTGGGCGGTGAGCAGTTTGCTGTCGATCTGGTTCGCCACCACCGACGTCATCAGGAATTGATTCCTGACGACCGTGGCCTTGAGCTGTTTTTCGAAGTAGGAGATCGTAAAATAAGAAGCAAGGGCGAGCGATAGGATGACGATCGATGACACGCCGACGGTCATTTTGGTCTTCAGGTTCAGTGATTTCATAGGACCCACGCCATCGCACCCCGCAGCAAGCTTCCCCCTGCCCCCTCGTGGCACGGTAGCGCC encodes:
- a CDS encoding PAS domain S-box protein, encoding MKSLNLKTKMTVGVSSIVILSLALASYFTISYFEKQLKATVVRNQFLMTSVVANQIDSKLLTAHEQLILAANEVPPAGLRDPEQAQRFLDSRITLRSTFDNHVGLFTAAGTEIAETPFDPNRRGMNFSYRPYFKKTVETGKPVISDPYLSSQAHGHPAIMMTAPILRKDGKLAGMLVGSMDLMGENILGDIAKIRIGKEGYLALTTADRILVMHPNKDRIMKPIPLGNRLYDAAVGGYEGSDETITTAGIPMLTSVKRMKVNGWMMVANYPLAEAYAAISEMKRYLLAASVTAVVCVFFMTLFLIRRFTAPLAQFTSHVMDLPVKRGAEKQLHLETRDEIGTLSQVFNTMVVELDQQQDSLRESEDLFRSLSEKSLVGIYVIQDGLFRYVNPRFAEIFKYSQDELTEKLGPKDLTHPDDRTAVQEYIRKRISGEAMSVHYLFRGLTKTRDIIDAEVYGSATVYQGRPAIIGTVMDITERKRAEEDLRESEERFRELADSLPQTVFEIDSEGRFLYVNRAALETFGYTRVDVERGLNVADVIAPQDRERALQKIQERMRGSRNEHQEYMAIRKDGTAFPGTVHAIPIVRDNQLAGLRGILIDITDRKRLEAEVLRSQKLESIGVMAGGIAHDFNNILTGILGNLSLAKIRLDRSNPLYQRIDEAEKASLHARDLTQQLLTFARGGSPVKKLIALGPLIRDAVGFAV